From Candidatus Nomurabacteria bacterium, one genomic window encodes:
- a CDS encoding inorganic diphosphatase, with product MTDYNKLYTPGDLENGLINTVVEIPKGSMLKVEYNREKCTFELDRVEPEIFAKPTNYGFIPGTLDEDGDELDTLLVCPEEIPLGVVVEARIIGVLNFEDDGEMDHKVICVPADERDSGNAIQSLEDLPEQWKRKVEYHFNTYKDLKKPGTTKVLGYGDAKEAVAVIEDCIKRFGEQ from the coding sequence ATGACAGATTACAACAAACTCTATACTCCAGGAGATCTCGAAAATGGCCTTATCAATACGGTAGTAGAGATTCCAAAAGGGTCGATGCTAAAAGTTGAGTACAACCGTGAGAAGTGCACCTTTGAGCTTGACCGAGTAGAGCCTGAGATCTTCGCCAAGCCAACCAACTATGGCTTCATTCCAGGTACTCTCGACGAAGATGGTGATGAGCTCGATACATTGCTCGTGTGTCCAGAAGAAATTCCACTCGGCGTGGTGGTAGAGGCGCGAATCATTGGTGTTCTCAACTTCGAAGATGATGGCGAGATGGACCACAAGGTTATCTGTGTTCCAGCTGACGAGCGCGATAGCGGCAATGCGATCCAATCGCTTGAAGACCTCCCAGAACAGTGGAAGCGCAAGGTGGAGTACCACTTCAATACCTACAAAGACCTTAAGAAGCCAGGTACGACTAAAGTGCTCGGCTACGGTGACGCAAAGGAAGCAGTAGCGGTGATCGAGGATTGTATTAAGCGGTTTGGTGAGCAGTAG
- the nusA gene encoding transcription termination/antitermination protein NusA: MAQVMMRHVINNTMFDLKVINSVLGEMEEERGIPRARMIDAIEQSLATAYKKEFGKRGQIITCKFDMETGATVFNQIKIVVDESMLKPEPELDEDGNPIEVEEEEPVEGEEEDTRVRFDEEKHIMINTAKMIKKDVELGEELVFPLESKDDFGRIAAQTAKQVIMQKIREAEKESALAEFGQKAGDIVIGHVQRFERGNLYVDLGRVTAIMPYEEQIPGERFKPGERLRAILLAVEETPRGIFLKLSRSHPDFLVALFTVEAPELQTGAVEVKAVAREAGARSKIAVYAHDDHIDPVGSLVGQRGVRVSTVMSELGGEKIDIIEWSPEIDEFIEDALSPAQVLGITIESEPNEEEHERGHAVAEVAPDQQSLAIGRGGQNVRLAAKLTGWKIDIVSAATGEDLAEADADGEVDLEAPIDTAAGSDDDALENEDATTTKPDIEEVLEEVDETSDRDDTGADEEDEIDTPEEAEEELAPAVDEEIVEEIEKAEEEKKD; this comes from the coding sequence ATGGCACAAGTCATGATGCGACACGTAATAAACAATACAATGTTTGACCTTAAAGTAATTAACTCAGTCCTCGGAGAAATGGAAGAAGAGCGTGGAATTCCACGCGCACGCATGATCGACGCGATCGAGCAATCACTGGCGACTGCATACAAGAAAGAATTTGGAAAGCGTGGACAGATCATCACGTGTAAATTTGACATGGAAACAGGCGCAACTGTCTTCAACCAGATCAAGATCGTGGTTGATGAGAGCATGCTGAAGCCTGAACCAGAACTCGATGAAGATGGCAATCCGATCGAAGTAGAGGAGGAGGAACCGGTAGAAGGCGAAGAAGAGGATACACGAGTACGTTTCGACGAAGAGAAGCACATCATGATCAACACTGCAAAGATGATCAAGAAGGATGTTGAACTTGGCGAAGAACTCGTGTTCCCGCTTGAAAGTAAGGATGATTTTGGTCGTATCGCAGCTCAGACCGCGAAGCAGGTGATCATGCAAAAGATCCGTGAGGCAGAAAAAGAATCAGCCCTCGCAGAATTCGGTCAGAAAGCTGGCGATATCGTGATCGGCCACGTGCAGCGCTTTGAACGCGGTAATCTGTACGTCGATCTTGGTCGTGTCACTGCGATCATGCCGTACGAAGAGCAAATTCCCGGTGAACGATTCAAACCAGGAGAAAGACTACGTGCTATCTTGCTAGCGGTTGAAGAGACTCCACGAGGTATCTTCCTTAAGCTATCACGTTCACACCCAGACTTCTTGGTGGCCCTCTTTACTGTTGAAGCTCCAGAGCTTCAGACCGGGGCCGTGGAAGTGAAGGCAGTCGCCCGCGAAGCTGGTGCTCGCAGCAAGATCGCTGTATACGCACATGATGATCACATCGACCCAGTTGGTTCTCTTGTGGGACAACGCGGCGTTCGTGTATCGACTGTCATGAGCGAACTCGGTGGTGAAAAGATCGATATTATTGAATGGTCACCAGAGATCGACGAATTCATTGAGGATGCGCTTTCACCAGCCCAAGTGCTTGGTATCACCATCGAATCTGAACCAAATGAAGAGGAACACGAACGTGGACACGCGGTCGCTGAAGTGGCTCCAGACCAGCAATCACTTGCGATCGGCCGTGGTGGACAAAACGTTCGCCTCGCTGCCAAGCTTACTGGCTGGAAGATCGATATCGTTTCGGCTGCTACCGGAGAAGATCTCGCTGAAGCAGATGCAGACGGTGAGGTAGATCTTGAAGCACCGATCGACACCGCGGCTGGTAGTGACGATGATGCACTTGAGAACGAAGACGCTACTACCACCAAGCCAGACATTGAGGAAGTCCTCGAGGAAGTAGACGAGACCAGCGACCGCGATGATACTGGTGCTGATGAAGAAGACGAGATTGATACTCCAGAAGAAGCAGAGGAAGAGTTAGCTCCAGCGGTAGATGAAGAAATTGTAGAGGAAATTGAGAAGGCAGAAGAAGAAAAGAAGGATTAA